From the Acidimicrobiales bacterium genome, the window AGGCACAGCCCGAGGCAGGGGATGCGGTGCTCGCGGGCGTACCCCGCGGCGGCGACCTTGCCCTCGACGCCCCGCTCTCCGAACCCTCCGGGGATCACGATGCCGTCGAGGTCCCGCAGCCGGCCGTCGGCCAGCATGCCGGTCACCTCCTCGGCCTGCACCCACTCGATCTCAACCTTGGCCCGGTGGTGGAACCCGGCGTGGCGCAGCGCCTCGACCACTGACAGGTAGGCGTCGGGAAGGTTGACATACTTGCCGATCACGCCGATGCGCACCGAGGTGGTGGCGGCCTCGATGCGGTCCACCATCGCCTCCCACGGCGAGAGATCGACGGCGTGCTCGGGCCCGTTGAAGTGGAGGAGCCGGCACACGTAGTCGTCGAGACCCTCGGCGTGGAGCACGAGCGGGATCTCGTAGATGTTGTCGGCGTCCACCGCCGAGGCCACACCCTCCATCGGGACGTCGCACAGCATGGAGATCTTGCGCTTGAGGCCCTCGGAGATGGGCTGATCGCTGCGGCAGACGATGACGTCGGGCTGGATGCCCCGGCTGCGCAGCTCGGTGACCGAGTGCTGCGTGGGCTTGGTCTTCTGCTCGCCCGAGGGGCCGATGTAGGGGACCAGGGTGAGGTGGACGTAGCACACGTTGTCCCGACCCACGTCCTTGCGGAACTGCCGCACGGCCTCGAGGAAGGGGAGGATCTCGATGTCGCCGACCGTGCCGCCGACCTCGGTGATGACCACGTCGACGTCGTCGGCGGCAAGGTTGGTGATGCGGTCCTTGATCTCGTCGGTGACGTGGGGGATGACCTGCACGGTCTTGCCGAGGAAGTCACCCCGACGCTCCTTGGCGATGACCGAGGAGTAGATGGAGCCGGTGGTGGAGTTGGAGCTGCGGTGGAGGTTCTCGTCGACGAAGCGCTCGTAGTGGCCGAGGTCGAGGTCGGTCTCCCCGCCGTCCTCGGTGACGAACACCTCCCCGTGCTCGAAGGGGTTCATGGTGCCGGGATCGACGTTGATGTACGGGTCGAGCTTCTGCATGGTGACCCGCAGACCCCGGGCCTTGAGGAGCCGGCCGAGCGACGAGGCGGTCAGACCCTTGCCAAGCGAGCTGGCAACACCGCCGGTCACGAATATGTGCTTCGCCACAGCGTCCCTCGCAGCGCTTTCTCCTCGGGGTCTACCGGCCACGGTACCCCACCTCGAAGGCCTAGCCGGCGATGCCCGCTAGCGGCCCCGCGCCCGGGCCGCCGCCGTCAGCAGCTCCTCGGCGTGGTGTCTCCCGCTGGCGCTCTCGGGCAGTCCCGACAGCATGCGGGACAGCTCGACCACCCGGCCCGCGCCGTCGAGGGGGACGACTTCGGCCACCGTGCGCCCGCCCCGCTCCCGCTTGCGCACCGCCACCTGGTGGTCGGCGAAGGCCGCCACCTGGGGGAGGTGGGTGACGACGAGCACCTGGTGATGGCCGGCGAGGGAGGCCAGCGCCCGCCCGACGGCGAGCGCCGCCTCACCACCGACGCCGGCGTCGACCTCGTCGAAGACCAGTGTCGGCGGCGCCTCCGACAGCACCAGGCGCGTCGCCAGCATCGCCCGCGACAGCTCGCCCCCGGAGGCCACCTTGGCCAGGGGCAGCGCCGGCTCCCCGGGGTTGGCACCCAGCAGGAAGGTGACCTCGTCGCCGGGATCGGTGCTGCCGACCATCACCTCCAACCTGGCGCGCGGCAGAGCGAGGTCGTGCAGATTGGCCTCGACGGCGCGGGCCAGACGGGGTGCGGCAGCCCGGCGGGCGGCGCCGACGGCCCCTTCCGACTCGACCAGGGCCTGTCCGGCTCGCTCGCGCTCTGCCTCCAGGGCAGCCACCCGCTCCTCGTGCGACTCGAGCTCGGCGCGCCGGGCCCTCGCCGACTCGCCGAAGGCGATGACGTCAGCGAGGGTGTCGCCGTATTTTCGTCGCAGCCCGGCGAGCAGCTGTCGCCGCTCGCGCACGACGGCCAGCCGCGCCGGGTCGTCCTCCAGGTGCTCGTGGGCCTGGCGAAGCTCGGTGGCGACGTCGGCCAGCTCGGCCTCCAGCGACCGCAGCCGGGCCTCCACCTCGGCCAGCGGCCCTCGTCCGGCGACGGCGTCGACGGCCGCACCGAGCGACTCGACGGCGCCCGCGGCGCCTCCACTCGACGGCGCGCCGGTGCCGTCGCCGCGCAGGGCGCTCAGCGCCGTCGCTGCCGCCTCGCGGTGCGCGGTGGCGCCAGCCAGAGCCTCTTCCTCGCGGGCCAGGTTCCCGTCCTCGTCGGGATCGGCGAGCGAGGCGTCGTCCAGCTCCTCCAGCTGGAACCCCAGCAGATCGAGCTCGCGCGCCCGTGACCGGGCGTCGCCGCCGAGGCCGGCCAGGCTCTCCTCGATCGACGTCAGGCGCGCCCGCGCCTCGTCGATCGGCGAGTGGTCCACACCTCCGAAGGCGTCGAGCGCGTCTCGCTGCGCCGCCTGGGCCAGTAGGGACTGGTGGGCATGCTGGCCGTGCAGATCGACGAGCGCGGCCCCGGTCTCGGCCAGGGCCGAGGCGGGGACCATCCGGGTATCGAGCCACCCCCGCGACCGACCGCCCACGGGGATCGATCGGGCCAGCACAACCTCCTCGCCGTCGAGCTCGAAGCGACCCTCGACCACCGATTCATCGGCACCGGGTCGAACGAGGAGTGGGTCGGCCCGCCCGCCCACGAGCAGCTCCAGCGCCTCGACGAGGAGCGTCTTGC encodes:
- a CDS encoding DNA repair protein RecN, producing MLLELGVRDLGVIDRLSVVLGPGMTALTGETGAGKTLLVEALELLVGGRADPLLVRPGADESVVEGRFELDGEEVVLARSIPVGGRSRGWLDTRMVPASALAETGAALVDLHGQHAHQSLLAQAAQRDALDAFGGVDHSPIDEARARLTSIEESLAGLGGDARSRARELDLLGFQLEELDDASLADPDEDGNLAREEEALAGATAHREAAATALSALRGDGTGAPSSGGAAGAVESLGAAVDAVAGRGPLAEVEARLRSLEAELADVATELRQAHEHLEDDPARLAVVRERRQLLAGLRRKYGDTLADVIAFGESARARRAELESHEERVAALEAERERAGQALVESEGAVGAARRAAAPRLARAVEANLHDLALPRARLEVMVGSTDPGDEVTFLLGANPGEPALPLAKVASGGELSRAMLATRLVLSEAPPTLVFDEVDAGVGGEAALAVGRALASLAGHHQVLVVTHLPQVAAFADHQVAVRKRERGGRTVAEVVPLDGAGRVVELSRMLSGLPESASGRHHAEELLTAAARARGR
- a CDS encoding CTP synthase encodes the protein MAKHIFVTGGVASSLGKGLTASSLGRLLKARGLRVTMQKLDPYINVDPGTMNPFEHGEVFVTEDGGETDLDLGHYERFVDENLHRSSNSTTGSIYSSVIAKERRGDFLGKTVQVIPHVTDEIKDRITNLAADDVDVVITEVGGTVGDIEILPFLEAVRQFRKDVGRDNVCYVHLTLVPYIGPSGEQKTKPTQHSVTELRSRGIQPDVIVCRSDQPISEGLKRKISMLCDVPMEGVASAVDADNIYEIPLVLHAEGLDDYVCRLLHFNGPEHAVDLSPWEAMVDRIEAATTSVRIGVIGKYVNLPDAYLSVVEALRHAGFHHRAKVEIEWVQAEEVTGMLADGRLRDLDGIVIPGGFGERGVEGKVAAAGYAREHRIPCLGLCLGLQAMVIELARNVALLPGANSGEIDSTTLHPVIDLMDEQTEVTDLGGTMRLGSYVARLQPGSQVAAAYGEPVVSERHRHRYEVNPRYRLRLEEAGLVCSGTSPDDRLVEFVELPGHPFWVGTQAHPEFKSRPDRPHPLFRELVGAALSRARGRAPRLLDLDAVN